The following proteins are co-located in the Streptomyces sp. DT2A-34 genome:
- a CDS encoding nucleotide sugar dehydrogenase: MQVDQTGPLGEESEPLGEAERPDHVDLAVIGLGYVGLPLAREAASVGLRVVGLDRDTRVVEALNTGHSHVDDVSDEDVLRMRAAGFGASTDAACLARAQTVVICVPTPLGKDGGPDLGAVVSATRTVAGRLRPGQLVVLESTTYPGTTEEVVRPLLEESGLRVGVDFALAFSPERIDPGNTAHGLRTTPKVVGGCTPTCAARAVAFYGKLVDTVVQAKGTREAEMAKLLENTYRHVNIALVNELAVISHELHVDLWDAIRCAGTKPFGFQAFRPSPGVGGHCIPIDPNYLSYKVRSSLGYEFRFVELAQEINRRMPEYVVRRAQDLLNTAGRPLHGSRVLLLGVTYKPDVADQRESPAVPVARLLRERQAEVSFHDPNVRLWSVDGVSVPRVDDVMAAVREHDLTILLQDHSAYDLPALGDAARLLFDTRGRIFRPGVEVL, translated from the coding sequence ATGCAGGTGGACCAGACCGGACCGCTCGGGGAAGAGAGCGAACCGCTCGGGGAAGCAGAACGGCCCGATCACGTCGATCTGGCCGTGATCGGACTCGGCTACGTCGGACTGCCGCTCGCGCGTGAGGCGGCGTCGGTCGGCCTGAGGGTCGTCGGCCTCGACCGCGATACCCGGGTCGTGGAGGCGCTCAACACCGGGCACTCCCATGTCGACGACGTCTCCGACGAGGACGTCCTGCGGATGCGGGCGGCCGGCTTCGGCGCGTCCACGGACGCCGCCTGTCTGGCCCGCGCCCAGACCGTCGTCATCTGTGTGCCGACCCCGCTCGGCAAGGACGGCGGGCCCGACCTCGGCGCGGTCGTCTCGGCCACGCGGACGGTGGCGGGCCGGCTGCGGCCCGGACAGCTGGTGGTGCTGGAGTCGACCACCTATCCGGGGACCACCGAGGAGGTCGTACGGCCGCTCCTGGAGGAGTCGGGGCTTCGGGTGGGCGTCGACTTCGCGCTCGCCTTCTCACCGGAGCGCATCGACCCCGGCAACACCGCGCACGGGCTGCGCACCACGCCGAAGGTGGTCGGCGGCTGCACCCCGACCTGCGCGGCACGCGCCGTCGCCTTCTACGGCAAGCTCGTCGACACCGTCGTCCAGGCGAAGGGCACGCGCGAGGCCGAGATGGCCAAGCTGCTGGAGAACACCTACCGGCACGTCAACATCGCCCTGGTCAACGAACTGGCCGTCATCAGCCACGAGTTGCACGTCGACCTGTGGGACGCGATCCGCTGCGCCGGCACCAAGCCCTTCGGCTTCCAGGCGTTCCGGCCCAGTCCCGGCGTCGGCGGCCACTGCATTCCCATCGACCCCAACTACCTGTCGTACAAGGTGCGTTCCTCGCTCGGCTACGAGTTCCGGTTCGTCGAACTCGCCCAGGAGATCAACCGGCGGATGCCGGAGTACGTCGTACGCCGCGCCCAGGACCTCCTCAACACCGCCGGCCGGCCGCTGCACGGCTCCCGGGTACTGCTGCTCGGGGTCACCTACAAGCCGGACGTGGCCGACCAGCGGGAGTCGCCGGCGGTACCCGTGGCGCGGCTGCTGCGGGAGCGGCAGGCCGAGGTCTCCTTCCACGACCCGAACGTGCGGCTGTGGTCCGTGGACGGGGTGAGCGTCCCGCGCGTCGACGACGTCATGGCGGCGGTGCGCGAGCACGACCTGACGATCCTGCTCCAGGACCACTCGGCCTACGACCTGCCGGCCCTCGGCGACGCGGCCAGGCTGCTGTTCGACACCCGGGGGCGGATCTTCCGGCCCGGGGTCGAGGTGCTGTGA
- a CDS encoding glycosyltransferase, whose translation MRILVVTVVHHPEDARILHREIAALRQRGHRIVYAAPFAAREVTPRPYVEGVDLPRAAGRDRRAALRAARALLAERGPTVDVVLLHDPELLLALPGTLRGWRRAGRAPVTVWDVHEDTAAALVMKRWLPRPLRPPLRLAVWAAERLAERHLRLLLAEDAYQHRFRRTHPVVANLATVPSEPPEPPGDDRAVYLGHLSRERGALELIETARLLAPDIRVEVIGAADPDIRGALTEADRDGVLRWHGYLPNDRALGLLSGALAGLSLLRDQPNYRHSRPTKAVEYMAHGVPVVTTPTPLAAELVERYGCGLVVPYEDPATAAMAVRHLRADRQMRRRAAVRGWEAALSDLNWADRATEFAMCLESWAKEASANPTPAGRRTKPVGTAPAGTRPGPQ comes from the coding sequence ATGCGGATACTCGTCGTCACCGTCGTCCATCACCCCGAGGACGCGCGGATCCTGCACCGGGAGATCGCCGCCCTGCGACAGCGCGGCCACCGGATCGTGTACGCCGCGCCGTTCGCGGCCCGGGAGGTGACACCGCGGCCGTACGTCGAGGGTGTGGACCTGCCCCGGGCCGCCGGCCGGGACCGCCGGGCGGCGCTGCGCGCGGCCCGCGCGCTGCTGGCCGAGCGTGGACCGACGGTGGACGTGGTGCTGCTGCACGACCCCGAGCTGCTGCTGGCCCTGCCCGGCACGCTGCGCGGTTGGCGGCGCGCGGGGCGCGCTCCGGTCACCGTGTGGGACGTGCACGAGGACACGGCGGCGGCGCTGGTGATGAAGCGCTGGCTGCCCCGGCCGCTGCGGCCGCCGCTGCGGCTGGCCGTATGGGCGGCCGAGCGTCTGGCGGAGCGGCATCTGCGGCTGCTGCTCGCCGAGGACGCCTACCAGCACCGCTTCCGCCGCACCCATCCCGTCGTGGCGAACCTCGCGACAGTGCCGTCCGAGCCGCCCGAGCCGCCGGGCGACGACCGGGCCGTCTACCTCGGGCACCTGTCGCGGGAGCGGGGCGCGCTGGAACTCATCGAGACGGCACGGCTGCTGGCGCCCGACATCCGGGTCGAGGTGATCGGCGCGGCGGATCCCGACATCCGGGGCGCGCTCACCGAGGCCGACCGGGACGGCGTGCTGCGCTGGCACGGGTACCTGCCCAACGACCGCGCCCTCGGTCTGCTCTCCGGTGCCCTCGCCGGCCTCTCCCTCCTGCGGGACCAGCCCAACTACCGCCACTCACGGCCCACCAAGGCCGTGGAGTACATGGCCCACGGCGTCCCCGTCGTCACCACACCCACCCCGCTGGCGGCCGAACTGGTCGAGCGCTACGGCTGTGGCCTCGTCGTCCCCTACGAGGACCCGGCCACGGCGGCCATGGCCGTACGACACCTGCGTGCCGACCGTCAGATGCGCCGCCGCGCGGCCGTACGGGGCTGGGAAGCGGCGCTCTCCGACCTCAACTGGGCCGACCGTGCGACCGAGTTCGCGATGTGCCTGGAGTCCTGGGCGAAGGAGGCGTCCGCGAACCCGACGCCCGCTGGTCGTCGGACCAAGCCCGTCGGCACAGCACCAGCCGGTACCCGTCCGGGTCCTCAGTAG